From Scyliorhinus torazame isolate Kashiwa2021f unplaced genomic scaffold, sScyTor2.1 scaffold_740, whole genome shotgun sequence:
gggttcctgctcctgatcactgtccagtgatccctgggttagagagagaggggaaatcagccagggttcctgctcccgatcactgtccagtgatccctgggttagagagagagaggggaaatcagccagggttcctgctcctgatcactgtccagtgatccctgggttagagtgagagaggggaaatcagccagggttcctgctcctgatcactgtccagtgatccctgggttagagagagagaggggaaatcagccagggttcctgctcctgatcactgtccagtgatccctgggttagagagagaggggggaaatcagcctgggttcctgctcctgatcactgtccagtgatccctgggttagagagagaggggaaatcagccagggttcctgctcctgatcactgtccagtgatccctgggttagagagagaggggaaatcagccagggttcctgctcctgatcactgtccagtgatccctgggttagagagagaggggaaatcagccagggttcctgctcctgatcactgtccagtgatccctgggttagagagagaggggaaatcagccagggttcctgctcctgatcactgtccagtgatccctgggttagagagagagcggaaatcagccagggttcctgctcctgatcactgtccagtgatccctgggttagagagagaggggaaatcagccagggttcctgctcctgatcactgtccagtgatccctgggttagagagagaggggaaatcagccagggttcctgctcccgatcactgtccagtgatccctgggttagagagagagaggggaaatcagccagggttcctgctcctgatcactgtccagtgatccctgggttagagagaggggaaatcagccagggttcctgctcctgatcactgtccagtgatccctgggttagagagagaggggggaaatcagcctgggttcctgctcctgatcactgtccagtgatccctgggttagagagagaggggaaatcagccagggttcctgctcctgatcactgtccagtgatccctgggttagagagagaggggaaatcagccagggttcctgctcctgatcactgtccagtgatccctgggttagagagagaggggaaatcagccagggttcctgctcctgatcactgtccagtgatccctgggttagagagagaggggaaatcagccagggttcctgctcctgatcactgtccagtgatccctgggttagagagagaggggaaatcagccagggttcctgctcctgatcactgtccagtgatccctgggttagagagagaggggggaaatcagccagggttcctgctcctgatcactgtccagtgatccctgggttagagagagaggggaaatcagccagggttcctgctcctgatcactgtccagtgatccctgggttagagagagagaggggggaaatcagccagggttcctgctcctgatcactgtccagtgatccctgggttagagagagagaggggggaaatcagccagggttcctgctcctgatcactgtccagtgatccctgggttagagagagagaggggaaatcagccagggttcctgctcctgatcactgtccagtgatccctgggttagagagagagagaggaaatcagccagggttcctgctcctgatcactgtccagtgatccctgggttagagagagaggggaaatcagccagggttcctgctcctgatcactgtccagtgacccctgggttagagaggggggaaatcagccagggttcctgctcctgatcactgtccagtgatccctgggttagagagagaggggaaatcagccagggttcctgctcctgatcactgtccagtgatccctgggttagagagagaggggaaatcagccagggttcctgctcccgatcactgtccagtgatccctgggttagagagagagaggggaaatcagccagggttcctgctcctgatcactgtccagtgatccctgggttagagagagagaggggaaatcagccagggttcctgctcccgatcactgtccagtgatccctgggttagagagagagaggggaaatcagccagggttcctgctcctgatcactgtccagtgatccctgggttagagagagaggggaaatcagccagggttcctgctcctgatcactgtccagtgatccctgggttagagagagaggggaaatcagccagggttcctgctcctgatcactgtccagtgatccctgggttagagagagaggggaaatcagccagggttcctgctcctgatcactgtccagtgatccctgggttagagagagaggggggaaatcagccagggttcctgctcctgatcactgtccagtgatccctgggttagagagagaggggaaatcagccagggttcctgctcctgatcactgtccagtgatccctgggttagagagagagaggggggaaatcagccagggttcctgctcctgatcactgtccagtgatccctgggttagagagagagaggggaaatcagccagggttcctgctcctgatcactgtccagtgatccctgagttagagagagaggggaaatcagccagggttcctgctcctgatcactgtccagtgatccctgggttagatagagagagaggggagatcagccagggctcctgctcctgatcactgtccagtgatccctgggttagagagagagaggggaaatcaaccagggttcctgctcctgatcactgtccagtgatccctgggttagagagagagaggggaaatcagccagggttcctgctcctgatcactgtccagtgatccctgggttagagagagagaggaaatcagccagggttcctgctcctgatcactgtccagtgatccctgggttagagagagagaggaaatcagccagggttcctgctcctgatcactgtccagtgatccctgggttagagagagagaggggaaatcaaccagggttcctgctcctgatcactgtccagtgatccctgggttagagagagagaggaaatcagccagggttcctgctcctgatcactgtccagtgatccctggtttagagagagagaggaaatcagccagggttcctgctcctgatcactgtccagtgatccctgagttagagagagagaggaaatcagccagggttcctgatcctgatcactgtccagtgatcccggggttagagagagagagaggaaatcagccagggttcctgatcctgatcactgtccagtgatcccggggttagagagagagagaggaaatcagccagggttcctgatcctgatcactgtccagtgatccctgggttagagagagagaggggaaatcagccagggttcctgctcctgatcactgtccagtgatccctgggttagagagagagaggggaaatcagccagggttcctgctcctgatcactgtccagtgatccctgggttagagagagagaggaaatcagccagggttactgctcctgatcactgtccagtgatccctgggttagagagagagaggaaatcagccagggttcctgctcctgatcactgtccagtgatccctggattagagagagagaggggaaatcagccagggttcctgctcctgatcactgtccagtgatccctgggttagagagagagaggaaatcagccagggttcctgctcctgatcactgtccagtgatccctgggttagagagagagaggaaatcagccagggttcctgctcctgatcactgtccagtgatccctggattagagagaggggaaatcagccagggttcctgctcctgatcactgtccagtgatccctggattagagagagaggggaaatcagccagggttcctgctcctgatcactgtccagtgatccctgggttagagagagagagaggggggaaatcagccagggttcctgctcctgatcactgtccagtgatccctgggttcgagcgagaggggaaatcagccagggttcctgctcctgatcactgtccagtgatccctgggttagagagagagaggggaaatcagccagggttcctgctcctgatcactgtccagtgatccctgggttagagagaggggaaatcagccagggttcctgctcctgatcactgtccagtgatccctgagttagagagagagagagaggggaaatcagccagggttcctgctcctgatcactgtccagtgatccctgggttagagagaggggaaatcagccagggttcctgctcctgatcactgtccagtgatccctgggttagagagaggggaaatcagccagggttcctgctcctgatcactgtccagtgatccctgggttagagagaggggaaatcagccagggttcctgctgctgatcactgtccagtgatccctgggttagagagagagagaggaaatcagccagggttcctgctcctgatcactgtccagtgatccctgggttagagagagaggggaaatcagccagggttcctgctcctgattgctGTCCCATTGCGTTTTGATAATGTGATTGTGGAATAATTTGTTAAccatctctctttgtctctctctcgcctcccgcCTCGGTCCCCCTGTCTTGTTCTCttctctcctccatctctctctctcctcccgtctctcctccgtctctctctctccttctccctctcctccgcctgtctctctcctccacctcctccatctctctctctctcctccgcctgtctctctcctccacctcctccatctctctctctctcctccgcctgtctctctcctccatctttctctctgtctccctctcctccgtctctctctctctcctcccgtctctctgtcgccctctcctccgtgtctctctctcctcccgtctctctgtctccctctcctccgtttcactctctctcctccccacacgACCAGGAGAAACAGGAGCGGGCGCTGGGATTGCTGACCTACCTGGGACAGAGCTCATCGGAGGCGCAGACCAACAAGCCCTGGTACCAAGACTGTCCGGGGCAGCGGGCAGAGAGGGCCAGCGAGGAAACGGACAGCCGGCTGAAGAGGCAGATGGACCCGCTCCTGCTGATGAGGCAGCACCTTCGCAAAGCTGGGAAGTTGCCGTCCAGCGAGAGGAGGCCCCCCGCGATGGGCAGGGCCAGGGGGGCCCAGGGGCTGCAGGCCGAGAGGCTGCTCCGAGAGGAGACCGAGAGGGCGAGGGCCTTGCTCCTGCTGCGAGGCGGCGGCCGCGTCCTGCCCGAGCCGGAGATGGACGATCGCAAGCGAGCTTACAATTCCCAGTTTCACCCCTCCCTCAGCAATAAACGTCAGAGGAGGAGGTGAACACAGCGAGGAGGCGCGAGGGGATGCATTAATGTTCCTCTTCAATAAATCTAGTGCTAACAGAATGATttgactctctcccacactctctcccacactcccaggacaggtacagcacggggttagatacagagtaaagctccctctacactgtccccatcaaacactccctggacaggtacagcacggggttagatacagagtaaagctccctcaacactgtccacatcaaacactcccaggacaggtacagcacggagttagatacagagtaaagctccctctacactgtccccatcaaacactcccaggacaggtacagcaaggggttagatacagagtaaaactctgcagagttacacagtgagtgatcctcaccctgctgaataaacagtgactctgtacagttacacagtgagtgatcctcaccctgaataaacagtgactctgtacagttacacagtgagtgatcctcaccctgctgaataaacagtgactctgtacagttacaaagtgagtgatcctcaccctgctgaataaacagtgactctgtacagttacacagtgagtgatcctcaccctgctgaataaacagtgactctgtacagttacagagtgagtgatcctcaccctgaataaacagtgactctgtacagttacacagcgagtgatcctcaccctgctgaataaacagcgactctgtacagttacacagtgagtgatcctcaccctgaataaacagtgactctgtacagttacaaagtgagtgatcctcaccctgctgaataaacagtgactctgtacagttacacagtgagtgatcctcaccctgaataaacagtgactctgtacagttacacagtgagtgatcctcaccctgctgaataaacagtgactctgtacagttacacagtgagtgatcctcaccctgctgaataaacagtgactctgtacagttacacagtgagtgaccctcaccctgctgaataaacagtgactctgtacagttacacagtgagtgatcctcaccctgaataaacagtgactctgtacagttacacagtgagtgatcctcaccctgctgaataaacagtgactctgtacagttacacagtgagtgatcctcaccctgaataaacagtgactctgtacagttacacagtgagtgaccctcaccctgctgaataaacagtgactctgtacagttacacagtgagtgatcctcaccctgaataaacagtgactctgtacagttacagagtgagtgatcctcaccctgaataaacagtgactctgtacagttacagagtgagtgatcctcaccctgaataaacagtgactctgtacagttacacagcgagtgatcctcaccctgctgaataaacagtgactctgtacagttacacagtgagtgaccctcaccctgctgaataaacagtgactctgtacagttacacagtgagtgatcctcaccctgctgaataaacagtgactctgtacagttacacagtgagtgatcctcaccctgctgaataaacagtgactctgtacagttacacagtgagtgatcctcaccctgctgaataaacagtgactctgtacagttacacagcgagtgatcctcacactgctgaataaacagcgactctgtccagttacagagtgagtgatcctcgccctgaataaacagtgactgtacagttacagagtgagtgatcctcaccctgaataaacagtgactctgtacagttccacagtgagtgatcctcaccctgaataaacagtgactctgtacagttacacagtgagtgaccctcaccctgctgaataaacagtgactctgtacagttgcacagtgagtgatcctcaccctgctgaataaacagtgactctgtacagttacacagtgagtgatcctcaccctgaataaacagtgactctgtacagttacacagtgagtgatcctcacactgaataaacagtgactctgtacagttacacagtgagtgatcgtcaccctgctgaataaacagtgactctgtacagttacacagtgagtgatcctcaccctgaataaacagtgactctgtacagttacacagtgagtgatcctcaccctgaataaacagtgactctgtacagttacacagtgagtgatcctcacactgaataaacagtgactctgtacagttacacagtgagtgatcctcaccctgaataaacagtgactctgtacagttacacagtgagtgatcctcaccctgaataaacagtgactctgtacagttacacagtgagtgatcctcaccctgaataaacagtgactctgtacagttacacagtgagtgatcctcaccctgctgaataaacagtgactctgtacagttacacagtgagtgatcctcaccctgctgaataaacagtgactctgtacagttacacagtgagtgatcctcaccctgctgaataaacagtgactctgtacagttacacagtgagtgatcctcaccctgaataaacagagactctgtacagttacacagtgagtgatcctcgccctgaataaacagtgactctgtacagttacacagtgcgtgatcctcaccctgctgaataaacagtgactctgtacagttacacagtgagtgaccctcaccctgctgaataaacagtgactctgtacagttacacagtgagtgatcctcaccctgaataaacagtgactctgtacagttacacagtgagtgatcctcaccctgaataaacactgactctgtacagttacacagtgagtgatcctcaccctgaataaacagtgactctgtacagttacacagtgagtgatcgtcaccctgctgaataaacagtgactctgtacacttacacagtgagtgatcctcaccctgaataaacagtgactctgtacagttacacagtgagtgatcctcaccctgaataaacagtgactctgtacagttacacagtgagtgatcctcaccctgaataaacagtgactctgtacagttacacagtgagtgatcgtcaccctgctgaataaacagtgactttacagttacacagtgagtgatcctcaccctgctgaataaacagtgactctgtacagttacacagtgagtgatcctcaccctgctgaataaacagtgactctgtacagttacacagtgagtgatcgtcaccctgctgaataaacagtgactctgtacagttacacagtgagtgatcctcaccctgctgaatagacagtgactctgtacagttacacagtgagtgatcctcaccctgaataaacagtgactctgtacagttacacagtgagtgatcctcaccctgaataaacagtgactctgtacagttacagagtgagtgatcctcaccctgctgaataaacagtgactctgtacagttacacagtgagtgatcctcaccctgctgaatagacagtgactctgtacagttacacagtgagtgatcctcaccctgaataaacagtgactctgtacagttacacagtgagtgatcctcaccctgctgaataaacagtgactctgtacagttacacagtgagtgatcctcaccctgctgaataagcagtgactctgtacagttacacagtgagtgatcctcaccctgctgaataaacagtgactctgtacagttacacagtgagtgatcctcaccctgctaaataaacagtgactctgtacagttacacagtgagtgatcctcaccctgaataaacagtgaccctgtacagttacacagtgagtgatcctcaccctgctgaataaacagtgactctgtacagttacacagtgagtgatcctcaccctgaataaacagtgactctgtacagttacacagtgagtgatcctcacccggctgaataaacagtgactctgtacagttacacagtgagtgatcctcaccctgaataaacagtgactctgtacagttacacagtgagtgatcctcaccctgctgaataaacagtgactctgtacagttacacagtgagtgatcctcaccctgaataaacagtgactctgtacagttacacagtgagtgatcctcaccctgctgaataaacagtgactctgtacagttacacagtgagtgatcctcaccctgaataaacagtgactctgtacagttacacagtgagtgatcctcaccctgctgaataaacagtgactctgtacagttacacagtgagtgatcctcaccctgctaaataaacagtgactctgtacagttacacagtgagtgatcctcaccctgaataaacagtgactctgtacagttacacagtgagtgatcctcaccctgctgaataaacagtgactctgtacagttacactgtgagtgatcctcaccctgctgaataaacagtgactctgtacagttacacagtgagtgatcctcaccctgaataaacagtgactctgtacagttacacagtgagtgatcctcaccctgaataaacagtgactctgcacagttacacagtgagtgatcctcaccctgctgaagaaacagtgactctgtacagttacacagtgagtgatcctcaccctgctgaataaacagtgactctgtacagttacacagtgagtgaccctcaccctgctgaataaacagtgactctgtacagttacacagtgagtgatcctcaccctgctgaataaacagtgactctgtacagttacacagtgagtgatcctcaccctgaataaacagtgactctgtacagttacacagtgagtgatcctcaccctgctgaataaacagtgactctgtacagttacacagtgagtgaccctcaccctgctgaataaacagtgactctgtacagttaaacagtgagtgatcctcaccctgctgaataaacagtgactctgtacagttacacagtgagtgatcctcaccctgctgaataaacagtgactctgtacagttacacagcgagtgatcctcaccctgctgaataaacagtgactctgtacagttacacagtgagtgatcctcaccctgaataaacagtgactctgtacagttacacagtgagtgatcctcaccctgctgaataaacagtgactctgtacagttacacagtgagtgaccctcactctgctgaataaacagtgactctgtacagttacacagtgagtgatcctcaccctgaataaacagtgaatctgtacagttacacagtgagtgaccctcaccctgaataaacagtgactctgtacagttacacagtgagtgatcctcaccctgctgaataaacagtgtctctgtacagttacacagtgagtgatcctcaccctgaataaacagtgactctgtacagttacacagtgagtgatcctcaccctgctgaataaacagtgtctctgtacagttacacagtgagtgatcctcaccctgaataaacagtgactctgtccagttacacagtgagtgatcctcaccctgaataaacagtgactctgtacagttacacagtgagtgatcctcaccctgaataaacagtgactctgtacagttacacagtgagtgatcctcacactgaataaacagtgactctgtacagttacacagtgagtgatcctcaccctgctgaataaacagtgactctgtacagttacacagtgagtgatcctcacactgctgaataaacagtgactcagtacagttacacagtgagtgatcctcaccctgaataaacagtgactctgtactgttacacagtaagtgatcctcgccctgaataaacagtgactctgtacagttacacagtgagtgatcctcaccctgctgaataaacagtgactctgtacagttacacagtgagtgatcctcaccctgctgaataaacagtgactctgtacagttacagtga
This genomic window contains:
- the LOC140406639 gene encoding leukocyte receptor cluster member 1 homolog, producing MNILPKKSWHVRNKDNVERVRRDEERAAADQRERRQRAEMAEREARTDLLRSRARRSLPASQGQTLALKASEAAPRSLNLFNELEGDSRRKIGSKEHEAEKRQEKEKQERALGLLTYLGQSSSEAQTNKPWYQDCPGQRAERASEETDSRLKRQMDPLLLMRQHLRKAGKLPSSERRPPAMGRARGAQGLQAERLLREETERARALLLLRGGGRVLPEPEMDDRKRAYNSQFHPSLSNKRQRRR